The Quercus lobata isolate SW786 chromosome 4, ValleyOak3.0 Primary Assembly, whole genome shotgun sequence genome segment AAGATTATGGAGAAATATGATCATAATAATGAGTTCAAGTATTGGGAATGAAAAATCATATGGCAATTTtgatataccaaaaaaaaaaaaaaatttgaagattatTGAGTAAATTGAACTAGGTAtggtagtgttttttttttttttttttttttttttttttttttttttttttttttacaattttcatttattttatatatatatatatatattgattaatattttttggtttttttaatatattatcttTTAATCTTGCATTTCTAAACTGAGATTTTGGCTCTGCCATTGTGTATTAGGTAAAACCCGTTAgttttattattctattaccaatacttagagcatctccaataagCTATTTAAACCTATTTTTGGAGAGCAAACACACAATAAACCAACTTCAACAGCCTtttcaaaatgcaaaattcaaaCTACTCCATTTTGCGCTCCATATGAATTTAATccaataaaatatcaaaatgcttcattttttattcaatttttttctctgtcCCCCATTcctaacttctctctctctctctctctcaaaaatacCCAACCCTCTCTTACACTCAAATGTCTCTCTCCTTCTGAAACATCTCTCTCCAAATCCAATCTAGTCACCATTTGATCGAAGTTAGAACCACCACAAATGGAACCCAACGACATAAAACCCAACACGACAACACTACCAATTGaatctaaatacataaaacCCAACCAGCACCATTGGGAtcctttcttttaattttgataaaacacAGCAACGCAGAACAATTTTGATGTTGTTGGTTAATGAAATCTAACCAAAAAATTTGggctttttcctctttttttttctctcaacccAACACATATAACAATTTTGATGTTGTTGGTTGATGAAATCTGAGCaaaaaatttgggtttctttctctttgtttctctcaACCCACCACCTCTATTTCTCACTCTCTATGACTTAAGATTTGggtcttttctttctaataaatGATTTTGATGTTATAGTTGATAAAATCTTAGCAAAAGAAAGCTTTGAATCAGTTTGGTTGGTAAAATTCTAGGTAGAAGAGATTTGACTTGTGAATGTTGTTGATTAATGAAAATGGGAAAGAGATTTGGGTGTTTGTTGAATGATAAAGTGTATCAGATTTTgggaataataaaaataataataataaataatatttaaatggggATGAAAagatcatggttttaaaaaccgaactAGCAAAAGCACTAGAAAAGGGACCTGTTCTTGGTTTTTACTGGTTCTTGACCAGTTTTGACCATTTCCTTCTTCAACCGATTGAATTGGCCAGTCCGGTCTGATTTTTACAACAATGGAAAAGATAGAGTttctattgaaaaatatatttaaaaatgtaGGTAGAAAAAACTATTTACTCTCTAAATGAGATGAAAATTTGGCTAGGCTGTCGAAGTTGCTCTTAGTCTTTAGATGTACACACTCTTGATAAAAGTAGGGAAATTTTAACAGATGCCCTAAGGGCACCTAGCCTGGTAACACGATGACTCGACACATAGACCAGTCTAGGTCATTAATTGGATCGGATGTGCAAAAGACCCAATCAAAACTAGTAAAACCTAGCAAGTTCTAAGCAAACTGTGTGGTTAGGCTGAGTTTTAATAACCCAACTAGGTTTGTGAATTATGTAAAATAACGTTAATAGGTCAATCTCATTGACTTCTTTATAGTTTAAGGTGTGATAATATGATAACTTAAATAATAGaaaacctaaataaataaataaaaatgcacttttcaaattcacaaaactAGTTAGCACGTAGCTATGAGTATATCCTATATAATTTATGCATagaccttcttttttttgggggggggggggggagggggggggggctttattttattattgatttaacTCTTTgactttctttttcctcttcttttatttatatatatttaaaattttaaaacctttttattTGACCGTGTGATTCAAACTGTTGACCCACTAGTTGAACCAGTGATCCAATGACACGGCTCATAGACTGGGTCAATGTCTAGTCCAAGTTTAATAACTATACCTAAGGGCAttagtttaggaaatatttttaaaaacttttatgtgaaaaaaattaattattttgatgtgtattatattttctaaaaaagtggtgtcaaaacttttctaaaatgatttgtTATCAATTGAAAAGGCCTCTCCAATCTCCATCATTTTAGTGAAAGAATTATAAATTGTGGTAAGCTTAAAAGGGACCTAACAACATAAGGTTGTAATTCTTGGGAAAGAACCCACTTTAGGACACAAAAGACTATCCAACTTTTCCACACCTTGTCAAACCTAAcctcaaaaagaaagaatgcaCCTTAACAATGTAATAACAAACCAATATAGAACAGAGATAAGAAATAGTTCACCTAAATGGGCCTGTTTGGTATCAGTGTtcaaacaatagtttttagtgttAAAACACTGAAAACTATAGGGCCCAAGAAAAGAAACATGTTCGGTTGGAGTGTTTATTTAGAAGTGTTTGAATCACAATTCTCAATTTAGAGTGTTTAACACTGTACTTAGAAAACTTTCCGTagtagttttcagttttttagtTATAATGTTGAGTGGCATTATTGTaattagctctctctctctctctctctctctctctctctctctctctctctctctctctctctctctctctctctctctctctctctctctctctcttctctctctctctctctctctctctctctctctctctctctctctctctctctgtgggaTGTTTGAATCAATGGCCATCACTGTGAAACTAAGAAGCAAAGGAATGGGTAATTTGTAAACGACAAAACTCAATCTACCTTGCCATGGGTTCAATGCACTAACCAAAATCAAACTACCTAATTAAGAGTCTGTTTAAGACatcttatttagttgaaattgaaatttttttcctgaaagtactttaaataaagctaaaaggtagttggaatagtacagtgagacccatgagtagtaccaaaaaatgcaatAGAACCCATAAATAGCACTAAAAAGTGCAAtaggacccataaataatagcaaaaataagctaaataataacaaaaatgaactaaatagtaacaaaaagcTGGCTTTTAAGTCAATGCTAAACGCACACTTAGTTTTAAGTACTAGTCAACTGATTGGCCTTTACAGAATTTAGAGgtgttttggtttgggtttgcaCAGAAGGACCAAagtctttcttttatttatttattatttttttctgggtttcgATGGCCAGTGATGCATCAATAGCAATTTGGGATTAATTTAGTTGGGTTTGCACGGATTAAGTGGGTTGTTCAAGCTTGGACTTGCAGAGAGGGAGATGGGCCGAAGAAGAAGGGGAGACTGGAAAGTCATGGGTGGGAGATTCTCTttctttgaataaaaatatttattttattcatcatGTTAGAAAAgcaacacattaaaaaaaatatatatatatatatatatatacacacgtaCCACAAATACATCACTATGatttcaaaatacttttttttttttttttgatgagaaatgCGTCACtttattaaaatcaaatcatcaagtTACATTCCTGTCATGCGCACAAGCATGTTCAATCAGGCTAGGACATTCCTCTAGCCATGCAATATAATCCTCAACGTATTTGGTGTGTTGAGCTAGTAAGTGAGCAGGGACATTTCCCTGTCGTTTAGTGTGTGAAACTTTCCATTGTCTAAAATACGACATCTGGTTCATCACCCCGGCAAGCACATTCACCACTGAGGAAGGCGGTGAACCCAGTCCTTGTAGAGCATTGCAAACCAACAGAGAGTCACTCTCAAATTCTGCCTCTCTAATACCAACATCTTTGGCGAACTCAACTCCAGCTTCCAAAGCTTTAGCTTCCGCTTCTATTGCTCCCAACGGACACTTCCATTTCTTGCTTAAAGCAGCGATCACCTCACCGGCGCCGTCCCTTATTATCACTCCGGCCCCCGCCTGGTTCCTCTTCGAGAAGACCGCACCGTCCAAGTTTACTTTATAGTATCCTTGGCTTGGTGGTTGCCAAGAGATCGGAAGCTCCAGTTTGGCCTGATGCTCTGTTTTGCCATCATTTGCAGCTCGGAACTCTTCTACCAGGTGCATGGCAGTCCGCCACACTGTTTTGCCTGCCCGTCCCTTACCACCCATCCGAAGATCATTCCGGTTCTTCCATATACCCCAACAGATCGTGATGAACTGCTCCAGCTGTCCAGGCCGCATGTGTTCATTCCTCTGTAAATTCGCGACTACATCCAAAAAACCCCAGTGCGACGAAATAGTAAATGGTAAAGCGAATTTACTATTCTGCCAAACCTCTTTAGCGTGTTCACAAGTCCACAGTAAGTGGCATATTGTTTCGTCCTCCTGTCCACAGAGGTCATACGTGCTATCTTGAAGAATTTTCCGTTGAGCTAAGCTGGATTTTGTGGCAAGGATTCCACGGCCTGCCTTCCAAGCAAAGTGTTTTATTTTCTGTGGGGTCTTCATCTGCCATATGGTCTTCCAAATCTTCCTCCTAACTGAATCATCTAAGCAATCTGCATTAGTATCATGAAGTTTCTCTTCCAACGCCAGTGCGTAAGCGCTTTTAACCGTAAATTTCCCACTTCTATTCACGGCCCAAATTAATCTGTCTTGTGTGCAGCTTGAGCTCAAAGGGATTTTCAGAATGGCTTCTCTGTCTTCGGGAATGAACCAGCTTTCTATTTTGTCTTTATTCCACTCTTTTGTTGCTCTGTTTATGAGCTCCGAAACCAGAGCATTTGAAGACTCTGGTTTTTCTGCTGTTATCAACTTGTACGTTGAAGGTCTAGGAACCCATTTATCATGCCACACTCGTATCTTCTTTCCATCCCCTACTTGCCACCGCATGCCTCTCTGGATTATGTTTTGCGCTGCCATTAAACTTCTCCACGCATAGGACGGGTTTCGACCTATTTTTGCCTCTGCAAAGCTGCAATGTGGGAAGTATTTGGCCTTGTACACTCGGCTAAATAGAGAATTGGAGTTTGTTTGAAGCCTCCATCCCTGTTTGGCCAAGAGCACCaaattgaaacttcttagctccCGAAATCCTAGACCTCCTATGTCTTTAGGCTTGCACATCATATCCCAGTTCAGCCATGCTATTTTCTTCTCATTCCCAGTCTGTCCCCACCAGAATTGTCTAATCACCCTAGTCAGTTCATCACATAGATTCTTAGGCAGCAGGAAACAACTCATTGTATATGAGGGGATGGCTTGAGCTACGGACTTAATCAGAACTTCCTTCCCAACAGGCGTCAAAATCTTCTCCTTCCAACCCGAGACCTTATTAGCCATTCTCTGTTTAAGTTGGGCAAAAGTATTATTCTTGGATCTTCCCACAAGTGATGGCAGACCTAGGTATGCTTCATGAGGTTTAATAACCTGAGCTCCAAACATCGTTTTCACCCTTTCTTTGGTTCCATTGTCCGAGTTTGGGCTGAAAAATAAGGAAGTTTTGTGACAATTAAGCTGTTGACCAGAGGAGACCTCATAGACTTTAAGGATCCGTAGAATTTCCATGGCTTCATTCACTGTTGCTCGACCAAACACCAAACTATCATcggcaaaaaataaatgggatATTCTAGGACCATTCACAGAAGCAGCCACCCCTTTAATTATTTTCCTGTATGCCGCCTGATGTAGTAATGCTGAAAGACCCTCGGCGCATATCAGGAAAAGATACGGAGACAATGGATCGCCTTGTCTCAACCCTCGTGATGGCTTATTCAAGTCATATGGTTGCCCATTAATTTGAACTGCATATTTCACCGAAGATACACATCTCATCGCCGTGCTAATCCAATTCATATGAAATCCGAGCTTCATCATAATCTGCTTCAAACATTCCCACTCAACCCGATCGTACGCCTTGCTCATATCCAGTTTTATGGCCATTTCGccacattttccttttctcttcttgCTGATATGAGTCATCATTTCGTGAGCCACCAGGACATTGCCAGTGATGAGGCGCTCCGCCACAAAGGCACTCTGGTTCTCTCCTATGATTTCCTGCAGCACCGGTTTCATCCTGTTTGCCACAACTTTTGAAGCTAATTTGTAAGCAACATTACATAAAGAGATTGGCCTATAATCCGTTACTTTTTCCAGATTTTTCGTTTTGGGAATAAGCACAATGTGAGTATCATGAAATTTAGGAGGGGATATACCATGGTTAAGAAAATCAAGTGCAGTATGGATAACAATAGATTTAACAGTAGGCcaaaaatgatgataaaataAAGGTGGCATACCGTCTGGACCAGGAGCCGTTAGCGGGTGCATTTGTTTTAGAGCTTTCTCCACCTCCATTGCTTGAAATTCCCGTGTAAGAATAGAATTCATTCTAGCAGTGACTTTGGGTTGGATTGCATCAAGCATTTCTTGCTCCACCTTTGGCTTTGAAGTGGTAAAAAGCTCCTCAAAATAATGCACAAAAGTCTGCCCAATTTGATCTACATCCTCCAGCCAATTGTGATTTGCATCCATAATCTTACTAATAGTATTCCTCTGGTACCTGTTCGTGGCCTTAGTGTGGAAGAAGGTGGTATTTCTATCTCCTGCCTTTAACCAATTGTTCCTGCTTCTTTGATGCCACATTTCCTCTTCAATTCCCAGCCACCTATTAAGCTCCAATTTTGTTGCATGGATTTCCTCCAGGTCCGTCCCATTACCCTTCATTGCTTCAAGTATCTGGAGCTTTTTTTGTATTGTAGCCACTTGCTTTCCTACATGACCAAAGGTATGAGCATTCCAGGACTTCAAAGATTGTTGGCATTCCTCCAAACAAGTTTCTAAAGGCCATAGTGAGCAGCTGGACCGCAATAGAACCCATAAATAGCACTAAAAAGTGcaataggacccatgaataatagcaaaaataagctaaataataacaaaaatgaactaaatagtaacaaaaagcTGGCTTTTAAGTCAATGCTAAACGCACACTTAGTTTTAAGTACTAGTCAACTGATTGGCCTTTACAGAATTTAGAGgtgttttggtttgggtttgcaCAGAAGGACCAAagtctttcttttatttatttattatttttttctgggtttcgATGGCCAGTGATGCATCAATAGCAATTTGGGATTAATTTAGTTGGGTTTGCACGGATTAAGTGGGTTGTTCAAGCTTGGACTTGCAGAGAGGGAGATGGGCCGAAGAAGAAGGGGAGACTGGAAAGTCATGGGTGGGAGATTCTCTttctttgaataaaaatatttattttattcatcatGTTAGAAAAgcaacacattaaaaaaaaaatatatatatatatatatatatatacacacgtaCCACAAATACATCACTATGatttcaaaatactttttaaaccacaattttgacatcattttaAATAGCCATACTTCAACACTGCTTCTAAACAAACCCACAGACACTCCAAAACTAaatttacacacaaaaaaaaaaaaaaaaaaaaaaaaaaacccagaaccTCTAATACCCAAATACTCAGATGAGTCAGATCGGACCAAATGGGTAAAAAttgagtaataaaaaaaaaatccaaacagataggaaaaaaaatcagttacAACAATCCCTAGGCACTACAGCTTTCGCATCGCACTCCTCCAATCCCATCAACTGCCGCAATTTACACCATTCTATAGGCAAACTCTCATCAGTGCAATTTATTGCAAAGCTCACACGCTCCGGTATATCGAATACGCTTACTGGCGGCGGCTGAGGCCGGATGTATTTAGCAATGAGAGCAATCGTTGTGATGATGGTTGTTGGAGCCAAGATATACATAGCAACGAACCGCAACCATTTGATGAGTTCTTGTTGACCTGGTCTTGGTGGTGACCGTGTGGTTGATGGAGTGAAAGGGGGCAACTGGGGAAAAGGTGGGAGTGGAGAAAACGTAGACGTtggcggtggtggtggcggtggcaGTGGTGGAGAAAGGGTGGGAAATGGTGATGGATAGAGGGTTGGAACAGGTGGCTCTGGTGGGGGTCGGATGTCAAGGATGGTAAACAACATGAACAGGGCAGCCATGGTGAAATATTCGGATTCTGGGTAGGAGGTTGAGCTGGTAGTCATCAGGACTAGCCATAAGGCATGCTTTTATACTTTCTTGGATCACCATTGTTTCGTAAGTGGTCTCAGGCACTCTCAGCTACTGTAAGACAATACTTTTCCGATTCCAAAACTTCACCAACCTTGCTCATCCAATGTGGGCATCTCTGtcttgttttttattctttttgcatGAAgctcttgttttgttttgttattttttcttgttttgttttgttattttttcatGGTACACtgctaaaacaataaaaagccTAAAATGCTCCCTTCAGTcttactctaaaataaaaaaataacaacaaaaaagccAAAACTCACTGCTCCAAGCCCACATGGCCATGGTTCCATGCCACATaaacctttctattttttattatattttttataaagaatcATTGACCTTTCGTGGAAAATAAAAGACTGATTATCATAGTTATTTTTAGGCCCGTACACGGTGCGGTGCGGCGGGTTATTGGAGGGTTTTTTGCACCACACTTATAAGGTGCGGTTTTCTCTCATGCTTGACCGCACCTCATCTATGAAGGGTTTGGCATTGGTCTACACAAAGTGCGGTGCACCATACCGGTTCGGAGTGGTTAGTTCGGTTAATTCCTCTATTTTCTTAAGAATCAAACACAATGCAGTTAACAACCCAAACCCCAtcataatcattcaaaaattcaaatattccataaaaagaaaaggaaacaaaggaaaacacacaaattctctcaaaaatattcgatttcaaatcacaaaaaaactgAATccataaaagataaataaaaactattgaaaataaaatacataaacaaaCCTCAATGAAAGCATTGTAAGGAGAagcataaaattcaaaatcttctATAAAACTTCCTGAGAATagcaaaaaagagagagcaaaagTGGAACTCCAAGAATTGTAGTTCAGGGGGCATAATACAGTGGCAGCAAGCAGCAGCAGCGGAGGTAGagagtgaagagagagaaagagagaggcaaGGAGGAGACATTTATGGGAGAGGGAGAGGCTGGGCGACTGTTGAGAAAGTGAGAGTTGGGTATGTAATAATTTTAGGGTTTAAATTGAAACGTtgtagttttgaatttttttttttttttttttaagctgatACCAAAATGACGTAGTTTTGGAACTGATATTAAAATTAATGCCAGGCTCAAAACGCATCATTTTGGtatcaaatttaaattatataaaaaaagccCTAACGTTCTTAACCCAACATCTCTAGCTCTCACTTTCTCTAGCGCCGTACTCCCTTCTTCCTTGCCTCTCTCAAACCAACTCTTtggcattctttttttttttttttttttttttgagaacagcTCTCTTGCATTCTTTCTACTGAAAGACAATAGATCATACATATGTAAAAttatagcatatatatatatatatatatatatactcggTGCGGTGCAGTTTCTCGTCGGAGTGTAAAATAGCTGCCGATCGCCACACCGGCCGTCGTCGGTATGCCTGAATCTCCTCCAACCACCACGCCGATACCTACGGTGGAGCTTTGTAGAGGTCGGATCAGCTCG includes the following:
- the LOC115986055 gene encoding proline-rich receptor-like protein kinase PERK2, with amino-acid sequence MAALFMLFTILDIRPPPEPPVPTLYPSPFPTLSPPLPPPPPPPTSTFSPLPPFPQLPPFTPSTTRSPPRPGQQELIKWLRFVAMYILAPTTIITTIALIAKYIRPQPPPVSVFDIPERVSFAINCTDESLPIEWCKLRQLMGLEECDAKAVVPRDCCN